In Humulus lupulus chromosome 6, drHumLupu1.1, whole genome shotgun sequence, a single genomic region encodes these proteins:
- the LOC133781543 gene encoding protochlorophyllide-dependent translocon component 52, chloroplastic-like isoform X1, whose product MVALRATPTLHSLPNAIPSRLDKKLFHSNFNQIPPTSSFSFGERTTVSRSKLFTSISSSVSTDLTDPFQPAVETQNPDEKFDWYSNWCPIMPVCDLDKRRPHGKKVMGLDVVVWWDKNESVWKVFDDSCPHRLAPLSEGRIDQWGRLQCVYHGWCFNGSGNCKFIPQAPPDGPPQVHTSKRACVSVYPSTVQNGIVWFWPNTDPKYKNIIMKKKPPYIAEIDDPSYAQSALINRDLPYGYEVMIENLMDPAHVPYAHYGLMQTRLPGKADREGGIPLEMTLESFNPNGFTGMGDPGFNQFFAPYVFYSSMPVKLDQDNETKKGFQKRMALVFICVPISPGKSRLIFSGSTPTFHRYFARWFNKIFPRWITHAAINTVLDSDAYLLHLEERKIMDAGVGQWHKACFVPAKTDAHVVAFRKWLNKYGGGQVDWRGKFSGVLPPTPPREQLMDRYWSHVVNCGSCKAAYKGFKVLEVVLQVISITLIGYAAATKQGQALKIAIVSIALLSFVASKWLSHLIYKIFHYHGYDHAFR is encoded by the exons ATGGTAGCTCTCAGAGCAACCCCTACACTTCATTCTCTTCCCAATGCTATTCCATCCAGACTTGACAAGAAACTCTTTCACTCCAACTTCAACCAAATACCACCCACTTCATCTTTTTCGTTTGGTGAACGGACTACTGTGTCAAGATCCAAGCTTTTCACTTCCATTTCTTCATCTGTTTCGACAGATCTCACTGACCCTTTTCAGCCAGCGGTTGAAACTCAGAACCCAGATGAGAAATTCGACTGGTATAGCAACTGGTGTCCGATCATGCCGGTTTGTGATCTGGACAAGAGGAGACCGCATGGGAAGAAGGTGATGGGGCTCGATGTGGTGGTGTGGTGGGACAAGAATGAGAGTGTTTGGAAGGTGTTTGATGATAGTTGTCCTCATAGGTTGGCTCCATTATCAGAAGGGAGGATCGATCAGTGGGGGAGATTGCAGTGTGTGTACCATggttggtgcttcaatggctctggTAATTGCAAGTTCATCCCTCAAGCACCCCCAGATGGCCCTCCG CAGGTTCACACTTCCAAGAGAGCATGTGTTTCAGTTTATCCAAGCACAGTGCAGAATGGCATTGTATGGTTTTGGCCAAACACTGATCCCAAAtacaaaaatattattatgaAGAAAAAACCACCCTACATTGCAGAAATAGATGATCCATCATATGCTCAATCAGCATTAATCAATAGAGATTTGCCATATGG ATATGAGGTGATGATTGAGAATCTTATGGACCCTGCACATGTTCCATATGCCCATTATGGATTGATGCAAACACGGCTACCAG GCAAGGCTGATAGAGAAGGTGGCATACCTCTGGAAATGACTCTCGAAAGTTTTAACCCTAATGGTTTTACTGGAATGGGAGATCCTGGTTTTAACCAATTTTTTGCACCATATGTTTTCTATAGTTCTATGCCAGTTAAACTAGATCAAGATAATGAGACTAAAAAG ggGTTTCAAAAAAGGATGGCTTTAGTTTTTATATGTGTTCCAATTAGTCCTGGTAAGAGCAGATTGATATTCAGTGGATCGACCCCAACCTTTCATAGATACTTTGCTCGTTGGTTTAACAAAATATTTCCAAGATGGATAACTCATGCTGCCATAAATACAGTTCTGGATTCTGATGCATATCTGTTACATCTTGAG gaGCGTAAGATAATGGATGCTGGAGTTGGGCAATGGCATAAAGCATGTTTTGTGCCAGCAAAGACAGATGCTCATGTGGTTGCATTTAGAAAGTGGCTTAACAAGTATGGTGGTGGTCAGGTTGATTGGAGAGGCAAATTCTCTGGAGttcttcctccaactcctcctAGAGAACAGCTTATGGACAG GTATTGGAGCCATGTAGTGAACTGTGGTAGCTGCAAAGCTGCATACAAGGGTTTCAAAGTGTTGGAAGTGGTTCTCCAAGTGATCTCCATAACTCTGATTGGCTATGCTGCAGCAACCAAACAAGGCCAAGCATTGAAGATTGCCATAGTTTCTATAGCACTGCTTTCCTTTGTAGCTTCAAAATGGCTGTCTCACCTCATTTACAAGATCTTCCATTATCATGGCTATGACCATGCTTTTCGTTAG
- the LOC133781543 gene encoding protochlorophyllide-dependent translocon component 52, chloroplastic-like isoform X2, producing the protein MVALRATPTLHSLPNAIPSRLDKKLFHSNFNQIPPTSSFSFGERTTVSRSKLFTSISSSVSTDLTDPFQPAVETQNPDEKFDWYSNWCPIMPVCDLDKRRPHGKKVMGLDVVVWWDKNESVWKVFDDSCPHRLAPLSEGRIDQWGRLQCVYHGWCFNGSGNCKFIPQAPPDGPPVHTSKRACVSVYPSTVQNGIVWFWPNTDPKYKNIIMKKKPPYIAEIDDPSYAQSALINRDLPYGYEVMIENLMDPAHVPYAHYGLMQTRLPGKADREGGIPLEMTLESFNPNGFTGMGDPGFNQFFAPYVFYSSMPVKLDQDNETKKGFQKRMALVFICVPISPGKSRLIFSGSTPTFHRYFARWFNKIFPRWITHAAINTVLDSDAYLLHLEERKIMDAGVGQWHKACFVPAKTDAHVVAFRKWLNKYGGGQVDWRGKFSGVLPPTPPREQLMDRYWSHVVNCGSCKAAYKGFKVLEVVLQVISITLIGYAAATKQGQALKIAIVSIALLSFVASKWLSHLIYKIFHYHGYDHAFR; encoded by the exons ATGGTAGCTCTCAGAGCAACCCCTACACTTCATTCTCTTCCCAATGCTATTCCATCCAGACTTGACAAGAAACTCTTTCACTCCAACTTCAACCAAATACCACCCACTTCATCTTTTTCGTTTGGTGAACGGACTACTGTGTCAAGATCCAAGCTTTTCACTTCCATTTCTTCATCTGTTTCGACAGATCTCACTGACCCTTTTCAGCCAGCGGTTGAAACTCAGAACCCAGATGAGAAATTCGACTGGTATAGCAACTGGTGTCCGATCATGCCGGTTTGTGATCTGGACAAGAGGAGACCGCATGGGAAGAAGGTGATGGGGCTCGATGTGGTGGTGTGGTGGGACAAGAATGAGAGTGTTTGGAAGGTGTTTGATGATAGTTGTCCTCATAGGTTGGCTCCATTATCAGAAGGGAGGATCGATCAGTGGGGGAGATTGCAGTGTGTGTACCATggttggtgcttcaatggctctggTAATTGCAAGTTCATCCCTCAAGCACCCCCAGATGGCCCTCCG GTTCACACTTCCAAGAGAGCATGTGTTTCAGTTTATCCAAGCACAGTGCAGAATGGCATTGTATGGTTTTGGCCAAACACTGATCCCAAAtacaaaaatattattatgaAGAAAAAACCACCCTACATTGCAGAAATAGATGATCCATCATATGCTCAATCAGCATTAATCAATAGAGATTTGCCATATGG ATATGAGGTGATGATTGAGAATCTTATGGACCCTGCACATGTTCCATATGCCCATTATGGATTGATGCAAACACGGCTACCAG GCAAGGCTGATAGAGAAGGTGGCATACCTCTGGAAATGACTCTCGAAAGTTTTAACCCTAATGGTTTTACTGGAATGGGAGATCCTGGTTTTAACCAATTTTTTGCACCATATGTTTTCTATAGTTCTATGCCAGTTAAACTAGATCAAGATAATGAGACTAAAAAG ggGTTTCAAAAAAGGATGGCTTTAGTTTTTATATGTGTTCCAATTAGTCCTGGTAAGAGCAGATTGATATTCAGTGGATCGACCCCAACCTTTCATAGATACTTTGCTCGTTGGTTTAACAAAATATTTCCAAGATGGATAACTCATGCTGCCATAAATACAGTTCTGGATTCTGATGCATATCTGTTACATCTTGAG gaGCGTAAGATAATGGATGCTGGAGTTGGGCAATGGCATAAAGCATGTTTTGTGCCAGCAAAGACAGATGCTCATGTGGTTGCATTTAGAAAGTGGCTTAACAAGTATGGTGGTGGTCAGGTTGATTGGAGAGGCAAATTCTCTGGAGttcttcctccaactcctcctAGAGAACAGCTTATGGACAG GTATTGGAGCCATGTAGTGAACTGTGGTAGCTGCAAAGCTGCATACAAGGGTTTCAAAGTGTTGGAAGTGGTTCTCCAAGTGATCTCCATAACTCTGATTGGCTATGCTGCAGCAACCAAACAAGGCCAAGCATTGAAGATTGCCATAGTTTCTATAGCACTGCTTTCCTTTGTAGCTTCAAAATGGCTGTCTCACCTCATTTACAAGATCTTCCATTATCATGGCTATGACCATGCTTTTCGTTAG